From the Deltaproteobacteria bacterium PRO3 genome, one window contains:
- the guaB gene encoding IMP dehydrogenase has translation MLDKITELALTFDDVLLLPGKSEVLPRDVDTKTRLTKSLELNIPLVSAAMDSVTMSRTAIVMAQCGGIGIIHKNMSVADQALEVERVKKSESGMILNPITLSPDEKLSAAIELMDQNNISGVPVTEGKKLVGILTNRDIRFEKNLNQPVANLMTKKLVTVSEKVTLEEAKELLHKNRIEKLLVTDANGDLKGLITIKDIEKTEKNPLAVKDSLGRLLVGAAIGIGPESLTRAEALVKAGVDVLIIDTAHGHSKGVIEAAKAVKAKFPKTPLVAGNIATEQAVQDLAKTGVDGLKVGIGPGSICTTRMVAGVGVPQLTAILRCAKAAKEFDLPLIADGGIKYSGDLTKALAAGASSVMIGSLFAGTDESPGELVLYQGRSFKVYRGMGSVSAMLQGSSDRYFQDDKRSTGKFVPEGIEGMVPSRGPLADNVYQLVGGLRSGMGYTGCATLKELRERAKFVQITSSGLKESHVHDVVITKEAPNYHMD, from the coding sequence ATGTTGGACAAAATCACCGAGTTGGCCCTTACCTTCGACGACGTTTTGCTGCTGCCGGGTAAGAGCGAAGTCCTGCCCAGGGACGTCGACACCAAGACTCGGCTCACAAAATCCCTCGAACTGAATATCCCGCTCGTCTCCGCCGCGATGGACTCCGTCACGATGTCGCGCACCGCGATCGTCATGGCCCAGTGCGGGGGAATCGGCATTATCCACAAAAACATGTCCGTCGCCGACCAGGCCCTCGAGGTCGAGCGGGTCAAAAAATCCGAAAGCGGGATGATCCTCAACCCCATCACCCTCTCGCCCGACGAAAAACTCAGCGCCGCGATCGAGCTGATGGACCAGAATAATATCTCGGGCGTCCCGGTCACCGAGGGAAAGAAGCTCGTCGGCATCCTCACCAACCGCGACATCCGCTTCGAGAAAAACCTCAACCAGCCGGTCGCCAACCTCATGACTAAGAAGCTGGTCACCGTCTCCGAGAAGGTCACGCTGGAAGAGGCGAAGGAGCTGCTGCACAAGAACCGCATCGAAAAGCTCCTGGTGACTGACGCTAACGGCGACCTGAAGGGCTTGATCACGATCAAGGACATCGAGAAGACCGAGAAGAACCCCCTGGCGGTCAAGGATTCGCTGGGCCGTCTCCTGGTGGGGGCCGCGATCGGCATCGGTCCCGAGTCGTTGACCCGCGCCGAGGCCTTGGTCAAGGCCGGCGTCGACGTCCTGATCATCGACACCGCCCACGGCCACTCCAAGGGCGTGATCGAGGCGGCCAAGGCGGTGAAGGCGAAATTCCCCAAGACGCCGCTTGTCGCCGGCAACATCGCGACCGAGCAGGCCGTGCAAGACCTGGCGAAGACCGGCGTCGACGGCCTCAAGGTCGGCATCGGGCCCGGCAGCATCTGCACGACGCGGATGGTGGCGGGCGTCGGCGTGCCGCAGCTGACGGCCATCCTGCGCTGCGCGAAGGCCGCCAAAGAGTTCGACCTGCCGCTCATCGCCGACGGCGGCATCAAATACAGCGGCGATCTCACCAAGGCGCTGGCGGCGGGCGCCTCCAGCGTCATGATCGGCAGCCTCTTCGCGGGCACCGACGAGTCGCCCGGCGAGCTGGTGCTGTACCAGGGGCGCAGCTTCAAGGTGTATCGCGGCATGGGCTCGGTGAGCGCGATGCTGCAGGGGAGCAGCGACCGCTATTTCCAAGACGACAAGCGTTCCACCGGCAAGTTCGTTCCCGAGGGCATCGAAGGCATGGTGCCCTCGCGCGGCCCCTTGGCCGACAACGTCTACCAGCTGGTCGGGGGCCTGCGCTCGGGCATGGGATATACGGGCTGCGCGACCTTGAAGGAGCTTCGCGAGCGGGCGAAGTTCGTCCAGATCACCAGCTCGGGGTTGAAAGAATCGCACGTGCACGACGTGGTCATCACTAAAGAGGCCCCGAATTATCATATGGATTAA